In Corallincola holothuriorum, a single window of DNA contains:
- the fusA gene encoding elongation factor G yields MSDLSHYRNIGIFAHVDAGKTTTTERILKLTGKIHKTGEVHDGAATTDFMEQEAERGITIQSAATTCFWKDHRMNIIDTPGHVDFTVEVYRSLKVLDGGVGVFCGSGGVEPQSETNWRYANESEVARIIFVNKLDRIGADFLRVVGQVEKVLAANPLVMTLPIGREDDFKGVVDILTKTAYVWDDSGLPENFEIVDIPADMADQVDEYHEKLIETAVEQDDELMMAYMEGEEPSMEDVKRCIRAGTRTMAFFPTYCGSAFKNKGVQLILDAVVDYLPSPTEVDPQPLTDEETGEPTGEHALVTVDEPFRALAFKIMDDRFGALTFIRIYSGKLNKGDTILNSATGKTERIGRMVEMHADERNELSSAQAGDIIAVVGMKNVKTGHTLCDPKHPCTLEPMIFPEPVISIAVAPKDKGGSEKMGIAIGKMVAEDPSFQVETDDDSGETILKGMGELHLDIKVDILKRTYGVELVVGQPQVAYRETITTPIEDSYTHKKQSGGSGQFGKIDYRIKPGEPNSGFTFASTVVGGNVPKEFFPAIEKGFKSMMEEGPLAGFPVLDVEVELFDGGFHAVDSSAIAFEIAAKGAFRQSMPKAGPQLLEPVMKVDVFTPEDHVGDVIGDLNRRRGMIKDQEAGATGVRIKADVPLAEMFGYIGSLRTMTSGRGQFSMEFAHYAPCPNSVAETVIAEEKAKKAAK; encoded by the coding sequence ATGTCAGACTTATCGCACTATAGAAACATTGGTATTTTCGCGCACGTTGACGCGGGTAAAACCACCACTACAGAACGTATTTTGAAACTTACCGGTAAGATCCATAAAACTGGTGAGGTACATGACGGTGCAGCAACGACTGACTTCATGGAACAGGAAGCTGAGCGTGGTATTACCATTCAGTCAGCGGCGACTACCTGTTTCTGGAAAGATCACCGCATGAACATCATCGATACTCCAGGACACGTTGACTTCACCGTTGAAGTTTACCGTTCACTGAAAGTTCTCGATGGCGGTGTTGGTGTCTTCTGTGGTTCAGGTGGTGTAGAGCCTCAGTCAGAAACTAACTGGCGCTATGCAAACGAATCTGAAGTAGCACGTATCATTTTCGTCAACAAACTTGACCGTATCGGTGCCGACTTCCTGCGTGTTGTTGGTCAGGTAGAGAAAGTACTTGCTGCTAACCCACTGGTTATGACGCTGCCTATCGGCCGTGAAGATGACTTTAAAGGTGTTGTCGACATCTTAACTAAAACAGCTTACGTATGGGACGACTCTGGCCTGCCAGAGAACTTCGAAATCGTAGATATCCCTGCTGATATGGCTGACCAGGTTGACGAATATCACGAGAAGCTGATCGAAACTGCGGTTGAGCAGGACGACGAATTGATGATGGCTTACATGGAAGGTGAAGAGCCTTCAATGGAAGACGTTAAGCGTTGTATCCGTGCCGGTACTCGTACTATGGCGTTCTTCCCAACTTACTGTGGTTCTGCGTTTAAGAACAAAGGTGTTCAGTTGATTCTGGATGCAGTTGTTGATTACCTGCCTTCACCAACAGAAGTTGATCCTCAGCCACTGACTGACGAAGAAACAGGTGAGCCTACTGGTGAGCACGCTCTGGTTACCGTTGACGAACCATTCCGCGCATTGGCATTTAAGATCATGGACGACCGTTTTGGCGCCTTGACCTTTATCCGTATCTACTCAGGTAAGTTGAACAAGGGTGACACCATCCTGAACTCAGCTACTGGTAAGACTGAGCGTATCGGCCGTATGGTTGAGATGCATGCGGATGAGCGTAACGAATTAAGCTCTGCACAAGCCGGTGACATCATCGCTGTTGTTGGTATGAAGAACGTGAAGACCGGTCACACACTGTGTGATCCTAAGCATCCATGTACTCTGGAGCCAATGATCTTCCCTGAGCCAGTGATCTCAATCGCTGTTGCGCCTAAAGATAAGGGCGGTTCTGAGAAGATGGGTATCGCTATCGGTAAGATGGTTGCTGAAGATCCTTCATTCCAGGTTGAAACTGATGATGATTCAGGTGAAACCATCCTTAAGGGTATGGGTGAACTGCACCTAGACATTAAGGTTGATATCCTGAAGCGTACATATGGTGTTGAGCTGGTTGTTGGTCAGCCTCAGGTGGCTTACCGTGAAACTATCACCACACCGATCGAAGACAGCTACACACACAAGAAGCAGTCTGGTGGTTCTGGTCAGTTTGGTAAGATCGATTACCGTATCAAGCCTGGCGAGCCAAACTCAGGTTTCACGTTCGCATCAACCGTTGTTGGTGGTAACGTTCCTAAGGAATTCTTCCCTGCGATTGAAAAAGGCTTCAAGAGCATGATGGAAGAAGGCCCATTGGCTGGCTTCCCTGTGCTGGACGTAGAAGTTGAACTGTTTGATGGTGGTTTCCACGCAGTTGACTCATCAGCTATCGCGTTTGAAATTGCAGCGAAAGGTGCTTTCCGTCAATCTATGCCTAAAGCTGGTCCTCAGTTGCTTGAGCCAGTGATGAAGGTTGACGTATTCACTCCTGAAGATCACGTTGGTGATGTTATCGGTGACTTGAACCGTCGTCGTGGCATGATCAAAGATCAGGAAGCTGGCGCAACTGGCGTTCGCATTAAGGCTGATGTACCTCTGGCAGAGATGTTCGGTTACATCGGTAGCCTGCGTACCATGACTTCTGGTCGTGGTCAGTTCTCTATGGAGTTCGCACACTATGCACCGTGCCCGAACTCTGTAGCTGAGACTGTTATCGCAGAAGAGAAAGCGAAGAAAGCTGCTAAGTAA
- a CDS encoding carboxylesterase family protein — translation MKRIVLPLVLLLTCSALFSAYGHANALPSPQVSSSAQKLPLAQPLIRRSPGVYDEQLLRQHADGSSAEPLRFVLSVPENDLANAATPLVVALHYSGNITPFFAEDMFYDLIDPALADLNALIVLPDALSNDWTTPANEAALLQLIASIQAAYQIDTNKILLTGYSLGGTGAWFLGQRHQALFSAILPISGMPPAPEQATPAQQKWQIPIYAIHSLTDQVSSVTATRDYIMQLQASGSDATLVTLEQADHYDFAAFTDALYQAIPWIESIWKQPE, via the coding sequence ATGAAACGGATCGTTCTACCTTTAGTCTTACTTCTAACTTGTAGTGCCCTGTTTTCTGCCTATGGCCACGCCAACGCCCTTCCCTCGCCACAAGTTTCTTCATCGGCGCAGAAATTACCCCTAGCGCAGCCATTAATAAGACGTTCGCCTGGGGTATACGATGAGCAATTGCTGCGGCAACATGCTGACGGCAGCTCCGCCGAACCTTTACGCTTTGTACTATCGGTACCAGAAAATGACTTAGCCAACGCAGCAACACCTCTCGTCGTCGCGCTGCATTACAGCGGTAATATCACTCCCTTCTTTGCCGAAGATATGTTCTATGACCTAATCGACCCAGCCCTTGCGGATCTAAACGCGCTAATCGTACTTCCCGACGCACTAAGCAACGACTGGACAACGCCAGCTAACGAAGCGGCACTGTTACAGCTGATAGCGAGCATCCAAGCAGCTTATCAGATCGATACAAACAAAATACTGCTGACAGGGTACAGCCTGGGCGGCACTGGCGCTTGGTTCCTTGGCCAGAGGCACCAAGCACTATTCTCAGCGATACTACCTATTTCTGGCATGCCTCCGGCACCAGAACAAGCGACGCCAGCGCAACAAAAGTGGCAGATCCCCATCTATGCGATCCATTCACTCACCGATCAGGTGAGTTCCGTGACAGCAACCCGTGACTACATCATGCAACTTCAGGCCAGCGGCAGCGATGCCACGCTGGTGACATTAGAGCAGGCTGATCACTATGATTTCGCGGCGTTTACTGATGCGCTTTATCAAGCTATACCTTGGATAGAGTCAATCTGGAAACAGCCGGAATAA